The DNA region ATGACAGTACCAATGTTGAGATAGAAGTTTATCAAGCGGGTGGTGGATGTTCCCTCCCTGGTCGTTCCATTGTTTTACCTCCACTTGCGGGTTATGAAGGGGCGATGCAATTTGTTTTTGATACCGTTGTTAACTGGGGTATTAATGCGTGTCCTCCCCTCATTGTAGGCATCGGCATTGGAACCTGTTCTAATTCATCGGCACTACTTTCTAAAAAAGCGATGCTCCGCCCTGTCGGTACACATAATCCTCATCCTAAAGCGGCAGAAATGGAAAGGACGATTGAAAAAGGGCTCAATGACATAGGGCTAGGACCTCAAGGCATTTCGGGCAAAAACAGCGTCATGGCTGTTCATATTGAAGGTATGGCACATCATCCTTCCGTTCTTGGTGTTGGTGTAACCATAGGCTGTTGGGCAAATCGCCATGGCGTGATTCGTTTTGATGAACACATGAACTATGAAATTGTTTCGCACAAAGGAGCTACATTATGAAAAAAATTTTAACAACCCCCATTTCAGATGAAGCCATCAAATCACTCAAAGTCGGTGACATTGTTTATTTAAGTGGAACGCTTGTTACGTGTAGAGATGAAGGGCATAGACGCATTATTGCTGAGGGGATCATGCCCAAACTTCCGATGGATCGCATTGCTATTTTTCATGCAGGTCCGATTGTCAAAGATGTTGAAGGTGGCTGGGAGATGGTTTCCATTGGGCCAACCACCAGTATGCGCATGGAGCGTTACGAAAAAGAGTTTTTAGCCAAAACGGGTGTGAAACTTGTCATTGGAAAAGGCGGTATGGGAGCAAAAACGGCGGAAGGATGCAAAGAGAGCACAGCGGTTCATGCAGTATTCCCAGGAGGTTGTGGTGTGGTGGCTGCGGAACAAGTAGAAAAAATAGAAGGCAAAGAGTGGCCAGAATTTGGAATGCCTGAAGCGTTTTGGATCCTCAAAGTCAAAGAGTTTGGACCGTTGATTATTTCGATTGATGCGGAGGGAAATAACCTTTTTGAAGCCAATAAAGTAACATTTCATGAGCGAAAAGACGAAGCACTTGCGAAGACTTCAAAGCATATTGTTTCGATGATTGCAAAGAGTTAGAAAAAGTAAGGCGCGTATAGAGCGCCTTTTTGTTATTTAAAATTAGAAAGAGTGCTGTTCATGCTGTAGATGATATGTTGACGCATCGTTTCGCAAGCTCCAGCATAATCTTTTGCCGTTAGTTGCTCAACAATTTTGTTATGGTCTGCGAGTGAAATACCCGCATACTCTTGCGCCGTTACCAAGCGGTTCATGGAGAGACCATTCCAGAGTAGAGAGAGAAACGATTTGAGTTTTTCACTGTCAGCGGCTTCCCAGATGGTCATATGAAATGCCTGATTTGCGAGGTTGTAGGCTTCTGTATCGCCCGCTTGTTCGGCACGTTGACCTTGTTTGTTGACATTTTGGATCGCTTTGAGTGTTTCGTCATTCATGTGTTCACATGCTCTACGAAGTGCTTCTGTTTCAAGCAAGATGCGCATCTCGTAGTGGTCTTTAATAGCTTCTTCGGAGATGCCTTTTACGATGGCGCAACGGTTCTGACGAAGCTCTAAAAGTCCTTCATTCGCAAGGATTTGAAACGCTTCGCGCACGGGTGTACGAGACATTCCGACTTGTTCACCAACGCTATCCAGCGTGATAGACTGACCTTTGCTAATACCACCAGAAAGGATTGAAGAGCGTAGTATGGAGGCTACCTGTTCACGCGCGGGTAACATTTGTATTTTTTTAAGATTGATCATAGGATGCTCTTTAATAGACTGTTTTATTTAGTATAGCATGACAAGGCTATCTTTTCAAGAAAGTGGTTAATTTTACTGGTATCAAAGTGTTTGAAGATGTTACAAGTTTTCTTTACATGTAAAGGTTTGAAGAGTGATTAAAGTAAAGCGTTGCTTTTGTTTGGATGCAACAGTAAAATTGGAGAAAAAAGACGCGCTCACCTTTACATGTAAAGAAAAAAAGAAAGGATAAAGAATGCATGCGATTGAAAAGTTATTAGCCAAAAAAGCAGGCAAAGCGAGTGTTAAAACAGGTGAGATTATCAACTGTGAAGTTGATATGGCAGGTATCAACGATCTTTACCTGCAAACGCTTCGCTCTTTTTTTGAGATGGGTGGTACAAAGGTGTATGATCCCAGTCGGGTGATTATGTTTTTAGACCATTATGCCCCTGCTTCCACGATTACTCAGGCTGCAAATCAGAAGCAGTTTCGGGAGTTTTGTTGGGATCAAGGCATAGATCTTCTCATGGATATTGACCAAGGGGTGTGTCACCAAGTTTTAGCGGACAAAGGTTTGGCGTATCCGGGAGAAATTGTGGTTATTACGGACTCTCACACGACGACACATGGTGCGTTTGGAGCGTTTGGGACGGGCGTGGGAGCGACCGATTTGGCGATTATTTTAGCGACAGGAAAACTGTGGTTTAGGGTACCTGAAATTATTAAGATCAATTTTGAGGGGAAATTACCCAAAGGTGTCTATGCTAAAGATGCTATCTTGCACGCGATTGGCGCACTTGGAGCAGATTATGCCGTGTATAAAGCAGTTGAATTTGGTGGCTCTATGTTGGAGCATCTGAGCATCTCAGAGCGTATGGCACTGTGCAATATGAGTACGGAGATGGGCGCCAAAGCCAGCTACATACAGCCCGATGCGGTTACGATGGCATTTTTAAAAGAGAGAGTCACGCGCCCGTATGAGATTTACCATACCGACGCTGATTTTAAATATGCCGATGAAGTAAGCTTTGATGTACGTGAGCTCAAACCTCAACTTGCCGCACCTTCGAGTGTCGATAATGTCTATGATCTGAGCCAGTTTATCGGTCGCCACATCGATCAAGCCTATTTGGGCTCATGTACGGGTGGCAGGGCGGATGACATCGGCATTGCCGCGCATATTCTTCAAGGTAAAAAAGTGGCGCCGCGTACACGTTTTGTCATCGTTCCTGCCTCCAAAGGCGTGTTACTCGAAGCGATGGAAAAAGGGTATGTGAAAACATTGATTGAAGCGGGAGCGACCTTTGTCACACCTGGGTGTGCGGCATGTTTAGGAACGCATGAGGGGATGATCGCCTCAGGTGAGACCTGCATCACAACCACCAATCGCAATTTCCCAGGACGCATGGGCGATACGAAAGCGGAGATTTTTCTAGGTTCACCCGCAGCCGTTGCTGCAGCGGCTTTGATGGGCGAAATCGTCGATCCTACGCTTTACATGTAAAGGATAAAAGATGCAAAAATTATTGAGTGGCAATGCCTTCGTTTTTGGAAAAAATGTCGATACGGATCAGATTTATCCGGGACGTTTTGTGGAGTTCACCGATGTGGAAGATGTCGCTAAATACGCGATGTTTGGAGCTGACCCTGACTTTACCAAAAAAGTGAAAAAAGGCGATTTTATCGTTGCGGGTACCAATTTTGGCTGTGGCAGTAGTCGTGAACATGCCGCCATTACCCTTAAAGCGGTGGGTGTGGGTGCGATCATCGCAGAGTCTTTTGCGCGCATTTTTTACCGCAATGCGATTAATCTTGGTGTTCCTCTTTTGGTTTGTCCGAATATCTCAAAACTCATCCACATGAATGATGCTTTGAGTATTGATCTACAAAGTGGCACGATTCGCTCTGAAAAAGGCTTGATTGCAACCGCAGAACCTCTATCTGAATATGTGTTACACATCTTGGAAAGTGGTGGGATTAAGCCATTGATTAAAAACCAATTAGAGGCGCAAAAGCACGCTTGAAACGAAGGAGCAGGTTCTTCTGCTCCCTTTACATGTAAAGATTTGAAGATCTAACTTTTTTGGTTTTTAATGCTTTAAGTTAAGCCGTTATACAATGAAGAAAAGACGAGCTTAAAGGAGTCAGCTGATGCTAAAAGATATCATGACATGTTTAATCGTTTTATGCTTCCTTAGCGGATGCGGTGACACAAAAGAGAACGATAACAATCAAGTGATAGGTGAAAATAGCGTTGAAAAAATCTATCAAGATGCAATCAAAGAAACTATTTTAAAAACGACCAAAGATCCAAAGGCTTATCAAGCACTTTCATGGAAACTGTTGAAAAGCAGTGAGGCTGTGACGAAGCGCCTTGGTAAAAGAGCAGTTTTTATTGACCATGCGTATAAAGAGAAAAATATTTACGGTGGTGAGATTAAACGCGATAATATCTATTTTATCGGTGATTCTAAACCAAGCCTTATTATTGATTTTGATATGAAACTGGTGTTTGAGGAGTTTCTTGCCAGTCAAAGCATGCGCGATATTTTCTCCCAAACTGTTTGGAATTTAGAAACCCTACAATCAGAGTACCAAAAACGCTCAAACGACCTTGTTGCTAAAGAACATATCAAAGACTTTATGTATTCTATTCACCATTATAGCAAAGCCGATCAAGAATCCCTCATTCAAGCTATTACGAATGCCAATAACCCAATGTTTATTGCGAAAAATATGGCCATTTTTTTAACAATGCGATCGTTCCCTGAGCTGATGGAAGAGTTACTGTTTGATGAAATCACCTATAAAGGAAAATACAAATAAGGGGTTACCATGAAAAAATTTTTACACCTTTTATCTTTTTTAGCACTTTGTACATCTCTTTCGTATGCAGAT from Sulfurospirillum diekertiae includes:
- the ttdA gene encoding L(+)-tartrate dehydratase subunit alpha, which produces MFVLDQKEMMTQTLGKFVDLVSKELPDDVMAKLKELRVQEEQPLAKAIYDVMFENMDKAKKLSRPTCQDTGVIQYFVRTGAKFPYLGQLREILKEATILATKSAPLRLNAVEVFDEVNTGTNVGTDVPYITWDIVDDSTNVEIEVYQAGGGCSLPGRSIVLPPLAGYEGAMQFVFDTVVNWGINACPPLIVGIGIGTCSNSSALLSKKAMLRPVGTHNPHPKAAEMERTIEKGLNDIGLGPQGISGKNSVMAVHIEGMAHHPSVLGVGVTIGCWANRHGVIRFDEHMNYEIVSHKGATL
- the ttdB gene encoding L(+)-tartrate dehydratase subunit beta translates to MMKKILTTPISDEAIKSLKVGDIVYLSGTLVTCRDEGHRRIIAEGIMPKLPMDRIAIFHAGPIVKDVEGGWEMVSIGPTTSMRMERYEKEFLAKTGVKLVIGKGGMGAKTAEGCKESTAVHAVFPGGCGVVAAEQVEKIEGKEWPEFGMPEAFWILKVKEFGPLIISIDAEGNNLFEANKVTFHERKDEALAKTSKHIVSMIAKS
- a CDS encoding GntR family transcriptional regulator, which gives rise to MINLKKIQMLPAREQVASILRSSILSGGISKGQSITLDSVGEQVGMSRTPVREAFQILANEGLLELRQNRCAIVKGISEEAIKDHYEMRILLETEALRRACEHMNDETLKAIQNVNKQGQRAEQAGDTEAYNLANQAFHMTIWEAADSEKLKSFLSLLWNGLSMNRLVTAQEYAGISLADHNKIVEQLTAKDYAGACETMRQHIIYSMNSTLSNFK
- a CDS encoding 3-isopropylmalate dehydratase large subunit; this translates as MHAIEKLLAKKAGKASVKTGEIINCEVDMAGINDLYLQTLRSFFEMGGTKVYDPSRVIMFLDHYAPASTITQAANQKQFREFCWDQGIDLLMDIDQGVCHQVLADKGLAYPGEIVVITDSHTTTHGAFGAFGTGVGATDLAIILATGKLWFRVPEIIKINFEGKLPKGVYAKDAILHAIGALGADYAVYKAVEFGGSMLEHLSISERMALCNMSTEMGAKASYIQPDAVTMAFLKERVTRPYEIYHTDADFKYADEVSFDVRELKPQLAAPSSVDNVYDLSQFIGRHIDQAYLGSCTGGRADDIGIAAHILQGKKVAPRTRFVIVPASKGVLLEAMEKGYVKTLIEAGATFVTPGCAACLGTHEGMIASGETCITTTNRNFPGRMGDTKAEIFLGSPAAVAAAALMGEIVDPTLYM
- a CDS encoding 3-isopropylmalate dehydratase small subunit; the protein is MQKLLSGNAFVFGKNVDTDQIYPGRFVEFTDVEDVAKYAMFGADPDFTKKVKKGDFIVAGTNFGCGSSREHAAITLKAVGVGAIIAESFARIFYRNAINLGVPLLVCPNISKLIHMNDALSIDLQSGTIRSEKGLIATAEPLSEYVLHILESGGIKPLIKNQLEAQKHA